In one Gadus morhua chromosome 15, gadMor3.0, whole genome shotgun sequence genomic region, the following are encoded:
- the LOC115560217 gene encoding inhibitory synaptic factor 2A, translating to MVSKEDGPRLVISSSHSESDSDNAASQQSFEAPCGPRPGDRRVRKRHRALQVRFKDICDAQKERRARRSRSISCKVTHRRYMTMPSRRSIPNVTRSTGVQTSPHINLRYKTFPFERKRGHTFKHAAVVETYREQNNGFLSDMQGPGGEEAGGGSGPLGSPCEGKIVGQTKALLHHTDDSSGTEDLLSGAPFADGPLGSDPPKDPGSHPCSPPAWKEEPEYQVCGPRRSRSKGLPKEEMGAGGGGGADTGSKGMGSGGWSSLTQVESLGSPSACCKRKKGSHPNGQQSQTLPHNAKCSGRSLDPCRTRHASASSKLQHTESAGDQGSLLGQSQGPRLGASQPITPSSSGDKDIKAQLQAMENLINSSQETIKVLLGVIQELEKGEALREGLTYRTGQDTANCDTCRNSACIIYSVELDFKQQEEKLLPLMKRLFPQDSPQCPTLPYPHEVFTSTPKRRTKTESKKHARWKLWFL from the exons ATGGTGAGCAAGGAGGACGGCCCACGCTTGGTCATCTCCAGCTCCCACTCGGAGTCCGACTCGGACAACGCCGCGTCGCAGCAGAGCTTCGAGGCGCCCTGCGGCCCCAGGCCCGGCGACCGGCGCGTCCGCAAGCGCCACAGGGCCCTCCAGGTGCGCTTCAAGGACATCTGCGACGCCCAGAAGGAGCGCCGCGCCAGGCGCTCCAGATCCATCTCCTGTAAGGTGACGCACCGGAGGTACATGACCATGCCCTCGCGACGCTCCATCCCCAACGTGACCCGGAGCACGGGCGTGCAGACGTCGCCGCACATCAACCTGCGCTACAAGACCTTCCCCTTCGAGCGGAAGAGGGGCCACACGTTCAAACACGCCGCCGTGGTGGAGACCTACCGGGAGCAGAACAACGGGTTCCTGAGCGACATGCAAGggccggggggggaggaggcggggggggggtcggggccGCTGGGCTCCCCGTGCGAGGGGAAGATCGTGGGGCAGACTAAAGCGCTGCTGCATCACACCGACGACAGCAGCGGCACCGAGGACCTGCTGTCTGGTGCTCCCTTTGCAGACGGACCCCTGGGCTCCGACCCCCCGAAAGACCCCGGCTCCCATCCATGCAGCCCTCCTGCGTGGAAAGAGGAGCCGGAGTACCAGGTGTGCGGCCCCAGAAGATCCCGGTCTAAAGGATTACccaaggaggagatgggggctggtggtggtggtggggct GACACGGGGTCAAAGGGCATGGGGTCCGGCGGTTGGAGCTCCCTGACACAGGTGGAGTCGCTGGGGAGCCCGTCGGCTTGCTGCAAGCGAAAAAAGGGCTCACATCCAAACGGGCAGCAGTCGCAGACACTGCCCCACAATGCCAAGTGTTCGGGTCGCTCCCTGGACCCCTGCCGGACCCGGCACGCGTCCGCCTCTTCTAAGCTCCAGCACACGGAGAGCGCAGGGGACCAGGGCTCGCTTCTTGGACAGTCGCAGGGGCCCCGTTTGGGGGCCAGCCAGCCCATTACGCCCTCGTCGTCCGGGGATAAGGATATCAAAGCACAGCTCCAGGCTATGGAGAACCTCATCAACTCCAGCCAGGAGACCATTAAAGTCCTGCTGGGAGTCatccaggagctggagaagggagaggctCTGAGAGAAGG GCTCACGTACCGAACGGGACAGGACACGGCAAACTGTGACACGTGTCGAAATAGCGCGTGCATCATATACAG TGTGGAGCTGGACTTCAAGCAACAGGAGGAGAAACTTCTGCCCCTGATGAAGAGGCTGTTCCCCCAGGACAGCCCCCAGTGCCCCACCCTGCCTTACCCCCACGAGGtcttcacctccacccccaagcgCAGGACCAAGACGGAGTCCAAGAAACACGCTCGCTGGAAACTCTGGTTCCTATAG